A window of the Scophthalmus maximus strain ysfricsl-2021 chromosome 8, ASM2237912v1, whole genome shotgun sequence genome harbors these coding sequences:
- the tspan34 gene encoding tetraspanin 34, with protein sequence MCCSGFLKMMMFIFNGGIFVAGATILGLGVWVKVDSGSLLGILENVADAQSGLSMLSSVSYLLIAVGAVLLVIGFLGCCGAVRESRCMLLTFFSIVLIIFIIEVAGAVVLLVFRGFAEDLLQSLEEEVGTNIEQNYGKDDSVTSIWDATMEELKCCGYKNYTDFDGSPFNTAQGGNVYPATCCNSTSSMDTCSERDAQISAVDGCFHRLLQLIEDNAVIIAAVALGIVALEIAAMVVSMVLYKDIGNKA encoded by the exons atgTGTTGCTCCGGCTTCCTCAAAATGATGATGTTCATCTTCAATGGTGGCATCTTT GTAGCAGGTGCAACCATCCTGGGTCTGGGGGTGTGGGTGAAGGTGGACAGTGGTTCTCTACTGGGTATACTGGAGAATGTGGCCGATGCACAGTCTGGGTTGTCCATGCTGTCCAGCGTCAGCTACCTGCTCATAGCAGTGGGGGCTGTGCTGCTGGTCATCGGCTTCCTGGGCTGCTGCGGCGCCGTCAGGGAGAGCAGGTGCATGCTGCTGACG TTCTTCAGCATCGTACTGATTATCTTCATCATCGAGGTCGCCGGTGCTGTGGTGCTGCTCGTCTTCCGGGGTTTC GCTGAAGACCTTCTCCAGAGTCTGGAGGAGGAAGTTGGAACAAACATAGAGCAGAACTACGGAAAGGATGATAGTGTGACCTCTATCTGGGACGCCACCATGGAGGAG TTGAAGTGCTGCGGATACAAGAACTACACAGACTTTGACGGCTCCCCTTTTAACACTGCGCAAGGAGGAAATGTTTACCCAGCCACATGTTGTAATTCAACCAGTTCCATGGATACATGCAGCGAAAGGGATGCACAAATTTCG GCGGTGGACGGCTGCTTCcacaggctgctgcagctgatagAGGACAATGCTGTGATCATTGCGGCTGTGGCTCTAGGAATTGTCGCTCTCGAG attgCTGCTATGGTGGTGTCGATGGTTCTCTACAAGGATATTGGCAACAAGGCTTGA
- the dand5 gene encoding DAN domain family member 5 — protein MAFLISLIFWSSWSAVAFTFPQNTFDKLLKRSRVEFESSGGGPDEPVRGIVKVVQLDRHALAQSGFFRGGLIPRRAPSRLPFPAFLSQGRPGPAPASKAPVSPLHYLHPKSPTETELKKRHGLQMWQRAIDKGDKLSLPVNFKDTKQTCTALPFTQRVTADGCDTVTVHNKLCFGQCSSLFVPSEGEFTGTGALRHRAPCSRCAPSKAQTVTVPLRCGAQVRQKRVMVVEECKCETGSEERSVDAAAAPMQQL, from the exons aTGGCTTTCCTCATCAGCCTCATCTTTTGGTCAAGCTGGTCAGCTGTGGCTTTCACATTTCCTCAGAACACTTTTGACAAACTTTTGAAAAGGTCAAGGGTTGAATTTGAGTCATCTGGCGGCGGACCAGATGAACCTGTTCGAGGAATAGTCAAGGTCGTGCAGCTGGACCGTCATGCCCTGGCCCAGTCAGGGTTCTTCCGGGGGGGGCTGATCCCCAGAAGAGCTCCCTCAAGATTGCCCTTCCCTGCCTTCTTGTCTCAGGGGCGTCCAGGTCCGGCCCCGGCCTCCAAGGCTCCCGTGAGTCCACTACACTACCTTCACCCTAAAAGCCCCACTGAAACTGAGCTAAAGAAGAGACATGGCCTGCAGATGTGGCAAAGGGCCATAGACAAAGGAGACAAGTTGTCTCTGCCAGTCAACTTCAAGGACACTAAACAGACTTGCACTGCGCTACCTTTCACTCAG CGTGTGACAGCAGACGGATGCGACACAGTGACCGTGCACAACAAGCTGTGCTTCGGTCAGTGCAGCTCCCTGTTTGTCCCGTCGGAGGGGGAGTTCACCGGGACAGGGGCCCTCCGCCACCGGGCCCCATGCTCACGCTGCGCTCCATCCAAAGCCCAGACTGTCACTGTGCCCCTGCGCTGTGGGGCCCAGGTCCGGCAGAAGCGAGTGATGGTCGTGGAGGAGTGCAAATGCGAGACAGGCAGCGAGGAGAGAAGCGTCgacgctgctgcagctcccATGCAGCAGCTGTAA